A genomic window from Rhizobium sp. EC-SD404 includes:
- a CDS encoding SH3 domain-containing protein: MKKFIVAAAASLAALVALPSIASAAPGFVTTNLNVRSGPGTQYPAVTVFPAGAQVDVIGCTAGPGWCDVQGGGVRGWVSASYLDLSYDNRRVRAPSYVARIGIPTVTFSIGNYWDRHYRGQGFYRDRGRYEGRPVVVRPDRPGRPVIVQPDRPGRPGIGNPGRPNQVERREDRREFRQDAREDRREFRQDRREDRQEFRQERREDRRDNRVERRDDRQDPRQPRREFRQY, encoded by the coding sequence ATGAAGAAGTTCATAGTCGCCGCAGCAGCATCGCTGGCCGCACTGGTCGCGCTGCCCAGCATCGCATCTGCAGCACCAGGCTTTGTCACGACCAATTTGAACGTGCGGTCCGGTCCCGGCACGCAGTATCCGGCGGTCACCGTATTTCCTGCAGGCGCCCAGGTTGACGTCATCGGTTGCACGGCCGGCCCCGGCTGGTGCGATGTACAAGGCGGCGGCGTGCGCGGCTGGGTCTCGGCCAGCTATCTCGACCTGTCCTACGACAACCGCCGCGTCCGCGCTCCGAGCTATGTCGCACGGATCGGGATTCCGACGGTCACCTTCTCCATCGGCAATTATTGGGACCGCCATTACCGCGGCCAGGGCTTCTACCGTGATCGCGGCCGTTACGAAGGCCGTCCGGTCGTCGTCCGTCCCGATCGTCCAGGCCGTCCCGTGATCGTGCAGCCTGACCGTCCCGGTCGCCCCGGCATCGGTAATCCGGGCCGTCCAAACCAGGTCGAGCGCCGCGAAGACCGTCGCGAGTTCCGTCAGGATGCCCGTGAAGATCGCCGCGAATTCCGCCAGGACCGACGTGAGGATCGCCAGGAGTTCCGCCAGGAGCGTCGTGAGGATCGCCGCGACAACCGCGTCGAACGCCGTGACGATCGACAGGATCCCCGCCAGCCGCGTCGCGAGTTCCGGCAGTACTGA